The Kiritimatiellia bacterium region GCCTGCTTTTGCAGCAGGCGTTGCGCCCGGTCAAGAATGCCGCCCTGATTCCCCTTCAGGCCAAATAAATAATCCCAACCAAGTTCCTGCGTCACAACCCGCGCGCTCTCCTGTTGGCAGTGCATCGCATCGGCCGTGACCACGGCATGATCAATCCTCGGCAGATCGTTAAGCAGCTTCGGAAAGGCCGGAATCTCGTTGCTCTTATCCTCAAGCGGCAGCTGGGCCAGCGTCAGCCGCAGACGATGCGTCACACAAGACAGCAATTGCAACGGTTTACCGTCGGTTCGCCCGCTGCCGCGCAAGGTCTTACCGTCAATCGCCAGACAGGTTAATACAAACCGCTGCCGATGTCGCAGGCCGTGCCCTATGCGTCCGTTGCGCAGTTTGCCAAAACGATCATACAGCGATTCGAGTTCAGGCGCCCGCAAGGAGCATGGCCCGCTGATGCGTTCTTCATGCTCTGCCAATTCTGCCGGCCAGCGCCCACGCCGTAACAACGCCCGCGCCCCGGGCTGTAGCTCCTTCAAATACAACTGCTTCGGCGCCCCATGCTCGTGGTAAAAATCACGACTTGAGCGTTTGAACCCGACCGTCAATCCCACCGCCTCAAAACCGCATGCCCGGTAACAGACACCGCGATAGCGCGTCTCGTCTACAAATGTCTCAACCGCCAACACCGGTTGTCCCCAGCGCGCTTCC contains the following coding sequences:
- a CDS encoding ISAs1 family transposase; translation: MKKHTIVQEPEILKRVAVRLLGEDERARFDGLLEQKHYLCSARMVGRTLRYVAELDGEWVALICFSAAALHLKAREKWIGWTPRQRSRRLGFVVNNSRYLVLPERERLPNLASRALGLCLRRLSRDWEARWGQPVLAVETFVDETRYRGVCYRACGFEAVGLTVGFKRSSRDFYHEHGAPKQLYLKELQPGARALLRRGRWPAELAEHEERISGPCSLRAPELESLYDRFGKLRNGRIGHGLRHRQRFVLTCLAIDGKTLRGSGRTDGKPLQLLSCVTHRLRLTLAQLPLEDKSNEIPAFPKLLNDLPRIDHAVVTADAMHCQQESARVVTQELGWDYLFGLKGNQGGILDRAQRLLQKQAFPPG